In a genomic window of Thermovirga sp.:
- a CDS encoding nitroreductase: MAFLELVRKRRSVRSYRSDPVPREVIDRCLEAARLAPSACNSQPWSFLVIDAPPIRREFVEAAYTGLHSINSFAREAPVHIAVIREKAKTAARWGGFVKGVDFTLIDIGMACEHLLLQAAEEGVGSCIMGWFDQRSVKKVLGLPGRARVDLLICLGYPKENGPAPKQRKTLEEIRRYA, from the coding sequence ATGGCTTTTCTCGAACTGGTGCGAAAACGAAGAAGTGTCCGCTCCTACAGGAGCGACCCGGTACCAAGGGAGGTGATCGACCGCTGCCTCGAGGCAGCCCGGCTCGCTCCGTCGGCCTGCAACTCCCAGCCCTGGAGCTTCCTCGTGATCGATGCCCCCCCTATCCGGCGGGAATTTGTCGAAGCGGCCTACACGGGCCTCCATTCCATAAACTCCTTCGCCAGGGAGGCTCCCGTCCACATCGCCGTCATCAGGGAAAAAGCCAAGACAGCCGCCCGGTGGGGCGGTTTCGTAAAGGGCGTGGACTTCACCCTCATCGATATCGGTATGGCCTGCGAACACCTCCTGCTCCAGGCCGCCGAGGAGGGGGTCGGTAGTTGCATCATGGGGTGGTTCGACCAACGGTCCGTAAAAAAAGTCCTCGGGCTGCCCGGTAGGGCCAGGGTCGACCTCCTGATCTGCCTCGGCTACCCGAAGGAGAACGGCCCTGCCCCTAAGCAGCGGAAAACCCTGGAGGAGATCCGCCGCTACGCCTGA
- a CDS encoding universal stress protein, which translates to MPKKILDCIDMTRMADHLVEYGHSLAHRLDAEVAFINVLPSSLIWKGYGTWVNPDWAKEAEESARKKIRYLIKVAEEKRPDLPKHEHEIIVAQGNSAEVIIETAKKHDFNLVVIGFKSISGIPQLMVGSTTTNVARHAHCSVLIYRPGFDPFEDEPR; encoded by the coding sequence ATGCCGAAGAAGATACTCGACTGCATTGACATGACCAGGATGGCCGATCACCTGGTTGAGTACGGTCACTCCCTGGCCCACCGGCTGGATGCCGAGGTGGCTTTCATCAACGTGCTGCCCAGTTCGCTCATCTGGAAAGGGTACGGCACCTGGGTCAACCCCGACTGGGCAAAGGAGGCGGAGGAGAGCGCCCGCAAGAAGATCCGGTACCTCATCAAGGTGGCCGAGGAAAAGCGCCCCGATCTGCCGAAGCACGAACACGAGATCATCGTCGCCCAGGGCAATTCCGCCGAGGTCATCATCGAGACGGCGAAGAAGCACGACTTCAACCTGGTCGTCATCGGCTTCAAGAGCATCAGCGGCATACCGCAGTTGATGGTGGGCAGCACCACCACGAACGTAGCCCGGCACGCCCACTGCTCGGTGCTGATATACCGGCCCGGTTTCGATCCCTTCGAGGACGAGCCCCGGTAA